The following are from one region of the Paracoccus sp. S3-43 genome:
- a CDS encoding XdhC family protein has protein sequence MQAGAFPALPGAAPDDPLAAALACDHPILAIITGITGPSYRPLGEMMAFCGDRQVGTLSSGCIETDLARHARTALSDGPVRLRYGEGSPWFDLRLPCGGGLEVTLIPRPCPALLAEIAAARAARQHVALCISPDLRLHRCKPGPTGATPDGLRIALPPPPRFLIFGQGPEAAIFADLVRAAGYPHLVLAPDRETLSRAEARASPTRLLPWPALPADLDIDDRSAVVLFFHDHDWEPPILARALESPAFYIGAQGSRRARDMRMERLRQLGVTKGLDRLHGPIGLIESARDPRVLAVSVLAEVLERAS, from the coding sequence ATGCAGGCAGGGGCCTTTCCTGCCCTGCCGGGGGCCGCGCCGGACGATCCGCTGGCGGCGGCCTTGGCCTGCGATCATCCGATCCTGGCGATCATCACCGGCATCACCGGCCCATCCTATCGCCCTTTGGGCGAGATGATGGCCTTTTGTGGGGATCGACAGGTCGGAACGCTCAGTTCCGGCTGCATCGAAACGGATCTGGCGCGCCATGCCCGGACGGCCCTGTCCGACGGGCCGGTTCGCTTGCGCTATGGCGAAGGCTCGCCCTGGTTCGACCTGCGCCTGCCCTGCGGCGGCGGGCTGGAGGTGACCCTGATCCCCCGCCCCTGCCCGGCCCTGCTGGCCGAGATCGCGGCGGCACGCGCGGCGCGCCAGCATGTCGCGCTTTGCATCAGCCCGGATCTGCGCCTGCACCGCTGCAAGCCGGGACCGACCGGCGCGACGCCGGACGGGCTTCGCATCGCGCTGCCGCCCCCGCCCCGCTTCCTGATCTTCGGTCAGGGCCCCGAGGCCGCCATCTTCGCCGATCTGGTGCGGGCGGCCGGTTATCCCCATCTGGTGCTGGCACCCGACCGGGAAACCCTGTCGCGGGCCGAGGCGCGGGCTTCGCCCACCCGCCTGCTGCCCTGGCCCGCCCTGCCCGCCGATCTGGACATCGACGACCGCAGCGCGGTGGTCCTGTTCTTCCACGATCACGACTGGGAACCGCCGATCCTGGCCCGCGCCCTGGAATCGCCTGCCTTCTATATCGGCGCCCAGGGATCGCGGCGCGCCCGCGATATGCGGATGGAAAGGCTGCGCCAGTTGGGCGTCACGAAGGGCTTGGACCGCCTGCACGGCCCGATCGGCCTGATCGAATCGGCCCGCGACCCGCGCGTCCTGGCGGTCTCGGTCCTGGCCGAGGTTCTGGAGCGGGCATCGTGA
- a CDS encoding 2Fe-2S iron-sulfur cluster-binding protein, with amino-acid sequence MQITLHLNGATHDLDVDTRTTLLDALRHYLGLTGTKKGCDHGQCGACTVLIDGRRVNSCLTLACMAEDARITTIEGLGSPDRLSPLQQQFLDHDGFQCGYCTPGQICSAAGMLEEIAAGWPSHASASLEGPFELSHAEIAERMSGNLCRCAAYTHIVAAIRQAAGAGDRHEDAA; translated from the coding sequence ATGCAGATCACACTTCACCTGAACGGCGCGACCCATGATCTTGACGTGGACACGCGCACCACGCTTCTGGATGCGCTGCGCCATTACCTGGGGCTGACGGGCACCAAGAAGGGCTGCGACCACGGCCAATGCGGCGCCTGCACGGTGCTGATCGACGGCCGCCGGGTCAATTCCTGCCTGACCCTGGCCTGCATGGCCGAGGACGCGCGGATCACCACCATCGAGGGGCTGGGCAGTCCCGACCGCCTGTCGCCCCTGCAACAGCAGTTCCTGGACCATGACGGTTTCCAATGCGGCTATTGCACGCCGGGCCAGATCTGTTCGGCGGCCGGGATGCTGGAGGAGATCGCGGCGGGCTGGCCCAGCCACGCCTCGGCCAGCCTGGAGGGGCCGTTCGAGTTGTCCCACGCGGAAATCGCCGAACGGATGAGCGGCAATCTGTGCCGCTGCGCCGCCTATACCCATATCGTCGCGGCCATCCGCCAGGCGGCCGGCGCGGGCGACCGGCACGAGGACGCGGCATGA
- a CDS encoding xanthine dehydrogenase family protein subunit M — translation MREFTYLRAGSLADLPASATIIAGGTNLLDLMKHEVMAPDALVDITRLDLNRIEPEGDGLRIGALVRNSDLAAHPIIRRDYPVLSRALLAGASGQLRNMATTGGNLMQRTRCPYFYDRRMACNKRDPGAGCAAIGGVTRNHAILGGSDQCIATYPGDMAVALRALDAVVEIDGPAPRRVPLADFHLLPGDTPDVETVLRPGEIITGVTLPAPIGGQHRYRKVRDRASYAFALVSVAAVIGIEDGRISHAALAFGGVAAKPWRDPAVEAALTGREPSDALFAEAAAILLRPAKAWGENQFKIPLLRRSLIATLRDATGMEARP, via the coding sequence ATGAGGGAATTCACCTATCTCCGGGCGGGATCGCTGGCCGACCTGCCGGCAAGCGCCACGATCATCGCGGGCGGCACCAACCTGCTGGATCTGATGAAGCACGAGGTGATGGCCCCCGATGCCCTGGTCGACATCACCCGCCTGGATCTGAACCGGATCGAACCCGAGGGCGACGGGCTGCGCATCGGCGCGCTTGTCAGAAACAGCGACCTGGCCGCGCATCCGATCATCCGGCGCGATTATCCGGTTCTGTCGCGCGCGCTGCTGGCGGGTGCCAGCGGCCAGTTGCGCAACATGGCCACGACCGGCGGCAACCTGATGCAGCGCACCCGCTGCCCGTATTTCTACGACCGCCGCATGGCCTGCAACAAGCGCGATCCCGGCGCGGGCTGCGCGGCCATCGGCGGGGTGACGCGCAACCATGCGATTCTGGGCGGGTCGGACCAGTGCATCGCCACCTATCCCGGCGACATGGCCGTGGCCCTGCGCGCCCTGGATGCGGTGGTCGAGATCGACGGCCCCGCCCCCCGCCGGGTGCCGCTGGCCGATTTCCACCTGCTGCCCGGCGATACCCCCGATGTCGAAACCGTGCTGCGGCCGGGCGAGATCATCACCGGCGTCACCCTGCCCGCCCCGATCGGCGGACAGCACCGTTATCGCAAGGTGCGCGACCGCGCCTCCTATGCCTTTGCCCTGGTCTCGGTCGCGGCGGTGATCGGCATCGAGGACGGCCGGATCTCTCATGCCGCCCTGGCGTTCGGCGGGGTGGCCGCGAAGCCCTGGCGCGACCCCGCGGTCGAGGCGGCGCTGACGGGCCGGGAGCCCTCGGACGCGCTGTTCGCCGAGGCGGCGGCGATCCTGCTGCGCCCTGCGAAGGCCTGGGGCGAAAACCAGTTCAAGATTCCCCTGCTGCGGCGCAGCCTGATCGCCACCCTGCGCGATGCAACCGGAATGGAGGCCAGGCCATGA
- the tpa gene encoding hypotaurine--pyruvate aminotransferase Tpa codes for MSLDLNQNDLSHVVAADRAHVWHHLSQHKQYETADPRVFVEGKGMRLWDTTGREYLDAVSGGVWTVNVGYGRTSIADAIRDQLVKLNYYAGAAGNVPAALFAERLVQKMPGMSRVYYSNSGSEANEKAYKMVRQIAARQHGGRKWKILYRDRDYHGTTIGTLATSGQDQRAAQYGPYPDGFVRVPHCLEYRAQWDVANYGERAADAIEEAILREGPDSVGAIVLEPITAGGGVIVPPEGYWPRVQEICRKYDILLILDEVVCGLGRTGTWFGYQHYGIAPDIVTMAKGVASGYAAISCTVTTEAVFEMFKDDASDPLGYFRDISTFGGCTAGPVAALENMRIIEDEGLLENTVAMGERTLSNLRALQEKHPVIGEVRGKGLFCGAELVADRATKEPLDEKRVQAVVAECLAQGVIIGATNRSLPGLNNTLCLSPALIATRDDIDRITDAIDAALAKVAG; via the coding sequence ATGTCACTCGACCTGAACCAGAACGACCTGTCCCATGTCGTGGCCGCCGACCGCGCGCATGTCTGGCACCATCTGAGCCAGCACAAGCAATACGAGACGGCCGACCCGCGCGTGTTCGTGGAAGGCAAGGGGATGCGGCTGTGGGACACGACGGGCCGGGAATATCTGGATGCGGTCTCGGGCGGGGTCTGGACGGTCAATGTCGGCTATGGCCGCACCAGCATCGCCGATGCGATCCGCGACCAGCTGGTCAAGCTGAACTACTATGCCGGGGCGGCGGGCAATGTCCCGGCGGCGCTGTTCGCCGAGCGGCTGGTCCAGAAGATGCCCGGGATGAGCCGGGTCTATTATTCCAACTCGGGCTCCGAGGCCAACGAGAAAGCCTACAAGATGGTCCGCCAGATCGCCGCGCGTCAGCATGGCGGGCGAAAATGGAAGATCCTCTATCGCGACCGCGATTATCACGGCACCACCATCGGCACGCTGGCGACCAGCGGTCAGGACCAGCGGGCGGCGCAATACGGACCCTATCCCGACGGCTTCGTGCGGGTGCCGCATTGCCTGGAATACCGCGCGCAATGGGATGTGGCGAACTATGGCGAACGGGCCGCCGACGCCATCGAGGAGGCGATCCTGCGCGAAGGCCCTGACAGCGTGGGCGCGATCGTGCTGGAGCCGATCACCGCAGGCGGCGGCGTGATCGTGCCGCCCGAGGGATACTGGCCGCGCGTGCAGGAAATCTGCCGCAAATACGACATCCTGCTGATCCTGGACGAGGTGGTCTGCGGACTGGGCCGCACCGGCACCTGGTTCGGCTATCAGCATTACGGCATCGCCCCCGACATCGTGACCATGGCCAAGGGCGTGGCCTCGGGCTATGCGGCGATCAGCTGCACGGTGACGACCGAGGCGGTGTTCGAGATGTTCAAGGACGATGCCTCGGACCCGCTGGGCTATTTCCGCGACATCTCGACCTTCGGCGGCTGCACCGCCGGGCCGGTGGCGGCCTTGGAGAACATGCGCATCATCGAGGACGAGGGGCTGCTGGAGAACACCGTCGCCATGGGCGAGCGCACGCTTTCGAACCTGCGCGCCTTGCAGGAGAAGCATCCGGTGATCGGCGAGGTGCGCGGCAAGGGGCTGTTCTGCGGGGCCGAGCTGGTCGCCGACCGGGCCACGAAGGAACCGCTGGACGAAAAGCGCGTCCAGGCGGTGGTGGCCGAATGCCTGGCTCAGGGCGTGATCATCGGCGCCACCAACCGCAGCCTGCCGGGGCTGAACAACACGCTGTGCCTGTCGCCCGCCCTGATCGCCACCAGGGACGACATCGACCGCATCACCGATGCCATCGACGCGGCGCTGGCCAAGGTCGCGGGGTGA
- a CDS encoding GntR family transcriptional regulator, with the protein MTEAGGISERKRGSGVKLVYDQLRDEILDLVLLPGSPIDEVQLAERFGMSRTPIREALVRLSGEGLVETLPNRSTMVANIDFLNLHTFFDAMTLMYRVTTRLAATYHQPADLKAIRRHQARFAAAVSAQDALGMIASNRDFHAAIAEAGRNPYYTSLFLRVLDEGRRLLRLYYQSFDDRLPREYVDEHEAIIDAIVARDVDLCDRLARTHADQIIRQIQHFLARDERRTIAL; encoded by the coding sequence ATGACAGAAGCCGGCGGCATTTCAGAACGCAAGCGCGGCTCCGGTGTCAAGCTTGTCTATGACCAGCTTCGCGACGAGATTTTGGATCTTGTGCTGCTGCCCGGCAGCCCCATTGACGAGGTTCAGCTTGCCGAACGGTTCGGGATGTCGCGTACGCCGATCCGCGAGGCCCTGGTGCGGCTGTCGGGCGAGGGGCTGGTGGAAACCCTGCCCAACCGCTCGACCATGGTCGCCAATATCGACTTCCTGAACCTGCATACCTTTTTCGACGCCATGACGCTGATGTATCGCGTCACCACGCGGCTTGCCGCGACCTATCACCAGCCTGCCGATCTCAAGGCGATCCGCAGGCACCAGGCGCGCTTCGCCGCCGCCGTGTCCGCCCAGGACGCCCTGGGGATGATCGCCTCGAACCGCGACTTCCACGCCGCCATCGCCGAAGCCGGGCGCAACCCCTATTACACCAGCCTGTTCCTGCGGGTGCTGGACGAGGGGCGGCGGCTGCTGCGGCTGTATTACCAGTCCTTCGACGACCGCCTGCCGCGCGAATATGTCGACGAGCACGAGGCCATCATCGACGCGATCGTGGCGCGCGACGTGGATCTGTGCGACCGGCTGGCCAGGACTCATGCCGACCAGATCATCCGCCAGATCCAGCATTTCCTGGCACGCGACGAACGACGGACCATCGCCTTATAA
- a CDS encoding NTP transferase domain-containing protein: MTTVVLLAAGASRRFGTACKLQAPYRGKPLVRHVAEAILASGLPAVAVTADPAVEDLLPEFRIIRSIGPQSQSLRAGLAAVDDDRALVVLGDMPHVDAALLLRIALAPAPAAASDGNRITPPASLPRSMFADIAQLSGDQGAGAVLRRRPDLYLVHVDAGRLRDIDISEDIL; the protein is encoded by the coding sequence GTGACCACGGTCGTCCTGCTGGCGGCTGGCGCATCGCGGCGGTTCGGGACCGCCTGCAAGCTGCAAGCCCCTTATCGAGGCAAACCTCTGGTCCGTCATGTCGCCGAGGCGATCCTGGCAAGCGGATTGCCTGCCGTGGCCGTGACCGCCGACCCCGCGGTGGAAGACCTGCTGCCCGAGTTCCGCATCATCCGCAGCATCGGACCACAATCGCAGTCCCTGCGCGCCGGACTGGCGGCGGTGGACGATGACCGCGCCCTGGTCGTGCTGGGCGATATGCCGCATGTCGATGCAGCGCTGCTGCTGCGCATCGCCTTGGCGCCTGCCCCGGCGGCGGCAAGCGATGGCAACCGCATCACGCCGCCCGCCAGCCTGCCGCGATCCATGTTCGCGGATATCGCACAGCTATCCGGCGATCAGGGCGCAGGGGCGGTGCTGCGAAGGCGACCGGATTTATACCTTGTCCATGTCGATGCGGGAAGGCTTCGGGATATAGATATATCCGAAGATATTCTTTAG
- a CDS encoding xanthine dehydrogenase family protein molybdopterin-binding subunit: protein MTRHLRVDGPNHDDRLDHMAQGVLGQPLNRLEGPLKVTGRATYAAEARPRDMAYGVLVQAEIPAGKVLEIGDAPGALAVIRDKRMIHYAAQGQAQKAPPSGPDRVEYMGQAIALVVADTFEGARHAAQNIAIRYAPETVPVIPESVTPELPPKKQSATGDLDQAMRDAAVTVDQVWHTPSQMAAAMEPHAAIAEWDGGTVTIRAGLQMLSSNRKQMADALGIRESKVRLLAPYVGGGFGSKLGINAEAVAAAIAARELDRPVMVAMSRQQVFDLAHRRSETRQRIRLACDADGVLSGIGHDVLVSNLPGSEFSEPVTQATPFTYQAAHRQIVHAIARIHRGCAGSVRAPGEAVGVTIFECAMDELAEAAGIDPVDLRLRNIPDAEPVTDRPFSSHKLAEALRDGAQRFGWSARQPTGRRVEGEWFIGMGMAAAVRVNMLVESRARVTLHQDGQAIVETDMTDIGTGTYTILGQLAAEMLGLPAHRVEVRLGDTDFRPAAGSGGSFGAASSGNSVYLACEEIRSQIARTMRCGESDLTLHDGMARAGNVSRPLSELIDGQITAEGHLQPGKTEKTHRQATWGSHWAEVAVNRWTGEVRVRRMMGVFACGRVLNEKTARSQCLGGMSFGIGIALTETMEHDPRDGHAVSRDLAEYHIPCHADVPELEVHFLHERDAYVGPLQAKGLGELGICGAGAAVLNAIHNACGVRVRQLPATPDKIIAGLE, encoded by the coding sequence ATGACACGGCACCTGCGGGTCGATGGCCCGAACCATGACGACCGCCTGGACCATATGGCGCAAGGCGTGCTGGGCCAGCCCCTCAACCGGCTGGAGGGTCCGCTGAAGGTCACCGGCCGCGCCACCTATGCCGCCGAGGCGCGGCCCCGCGACATGGCCTATGGGGTGCTGGTCCAGGCCGAGATTCCGGCGGGCAAGGTGCTGGAGATCGGCGATGCGCCGGGCGCCCTGGCGGTGATCCGGGACAAGCGGATGATCCATTATGCCGCTCAAGGGCAGGCCCAGAAGGCCCCGCCCTCGGGCCCGGATCGGGTCGAATACATGGGCCAGGCCATCGCCCTGGTCGTGGCCGACACGTTCGAGGGGGCGCGTCATGCCGCCCAGAACATCGCCATCCGCTATGCCCCCGAAACGGTGCCGGTCATCCCGGAATCGGTGACGCCCGAACTGCCGCCGAAAAAGCAGTCGGCCACGGGCGATCTGGACCAGGCGATGCGCGACGCCGCCGTGACCGTCGATCAGGTCTGGCACACGCCGTCGCAGATGGCCGCCGCGATGGAACCCCATGCCGCGATCGCCGAATGGGACGGCGGCACCGTCACGATCCGGGCCGGATTGCAGATGCTGTCGTCGAACCGCAAGCAGATGGCCGACGCCCTGGGCATCCGCGAAAGCAAGGTGCGGCTGCTGGCGCCCTATGTCGGCGGCGGTTTCGGATCCAAGCTGGGCATCAATGCCGAAGCCGTGGCGGCGGCCATCGCCGCGCGCGAGCTGGACCGGCCGGTGATGGTGGCGATGTCCCGCCAGCAGGTCTTCGACCTGGCGCATCGCCGGTCGGAAACCCGCCAGCGGATCCGGCTGGCCTGCGATGCGGACGGGGTGCTGTCGGGCATCGGCCACGACGTTCTGGTATCCAACCTGCCGGGCAGCGAGTTTTCCGAACCCGTCACCCAGGCCACGCCCTTCACCTATCAGGCGGCGCATCGCCAGATCGTCCATGCCATTGCCCGGATCCATCGCGGCTGCGCCGGATCGGTCCGCGCGCCGGGCGAGGCGGTCGGCGTCACCATCTTCGAATGCGCCATGGACGAACTGGCCGAGGCCGCCGGGATCGACCCGGTCGACCTTCGCCTGCGCAACATCCCCGATGCCGAGCCGGTGACGGACCGCCCCTTTTCCAGCCACAAGCTGGCCGAGGCGCTGCGCGACGGCGCTCAACGCTTCGGCTGGTCGGCGCGCCAACCCACCGGGCGGCGCGTCGAGGGGGAATGGTTCATCGGCATGGGCATGGCGGCGGCGGTGCGCGTCAACATGCTGGTGGAATCCCGTGCGCGCGTCACCCTGCACCAGGACGGCCAGGCCATTGTCGAGACCGACATGACCGATATCGGCACCGGCACCTATACGATCCTGGGCCAGCTTGCCGCCGAAATGCTGGGTCTGCCCGCCCATCGGGTCGAGGTCCGGCTGGGCGACACGGATTTCCGGCCCGCAGCGGGATCGGGGGGGTCCTTCGGCGCGGCCTCCAGCGGCAATTCGGTCTATCTCGCCTGCGAAGAGATCCGCAGCCAGATCGCCAGGACGATGCGTTGCGGCGAATCCGACCTGACGCTGCACGACGGCATGGCCCGCGCCGGGAATGTGTCGCGCCCGCTGTCGGAGCTGATCGACGGCCAGATCACCGCCGAAGGGCATTTGCAGCCCGGCAAGACGGAAAAGACCCACCGTCAGGCGACTTGGGGCAGCCACTGGGCCGAGGTTGCCGTGAACCGCTGGACCGGAGAGGTCCGCGTCCGCCGGATGATGGGCGTCTTCGCCTGCGGACGGGTGCTGAACGAAAAGACCGCGAGGTCGCAATGCCTGGGCGGCATGAGCTTCGGCATCGGCATCGCCCTGACCGAGACAATGGAACACGACCCTCGCGACGGCCATGCCGTCAGCCGAGACCTGGCGGAATACCATATTCCCTGCCACGCCGATGTCCCAGAACTTGAGGTGCATTTCCTGCACGAACGCGATGCCTATGTCGGCCCGCTGCAAGCCAAGGGCCTGGGCGAACTGGGCATCTGCGGCGCGGGCGCGGCTGTTCTGAACGCCATCCACAACGCCTGCGGGGTCCGCGTCCGGCAGCTTCCGGCAACGCCGGACAAGATCATCGCCGGATTGGAGTGA
- a CDS encoding phosphatase PAP2 family protein — MSQRTDPADHPAPQTEGLERMDVEAAALAARHRHHPLVRALGAASELADQIPLGAICGAVIAGGLAAGRPDLARTGMRMMAAHVLANAVKQQIKNRLRRIRPEEVVKDCAYTFEPGETQGGYDTSFPSGHTAGAVAVASILARDMPPLSLPAWTAAALMSGVQIPHAKHYPADVAAGAALGLTAARLVDLLLPPNPPSQENPMSDNATRTIVAIFQTREAADYAIEHLVQQHGLNRADIFAEAQGDDNTAGTRPSGGDASKGDAPSDPALRGGIRLSADVAADKADLVRDAFAEMGGQDIAAR; from the coding sequence ATGTCACAGCGCACCGATCCCGCCGACCATCCCGCCCCCCAGACCGAAGGGTTGGAGCGGATGGATGTCGAAGCCGCCGCCCTGGCTGCCCGGCATCGCCATCACCCGTTGGTCAGGGCCCTGGGCGCGGCCAGCGAACTGGCCGACCAGATCCCGCTGGGCGCGATCTGCGGCGCGGTGATCGCCGGCGGGCTGGCCGCCGGGCGTCCCGATCTGGCCCGGACCGGGATGCGGATGATGGCCGCGCATGTGCTGGCCAATGCCGTCAAGCAGCAGATCAAGAACCGCCTGCGCCGCATCCGCCCCGAAGAGGTCGTGAAGGATTGCGCCTATACCTTCGAGCCGGGCGAGACGCAGGGCGGGTACGACACCTCGTTCCCGTCGGGCCATACGGCGGGCGCGGTGGCGGTGGCTTCCATCCTGGCCCGCGACATGCCGCCCCTGTCCCTGCCCGCCTGGACCGCCGCCGCGCTGATGTCCGGGGTGCAGATCCCGCACGCCAAGCATTACCCGGCGGATGTCGCGGCCGGTGCGGCGCTTGGCCTGACGGCCGCGCGGCTGGTCGATCTGCTGTTGCCCCCCAACCCCCCATCGCAGGAGAATCCCATGTCGGACAACGCCACCAGGACCATCGTCGCCATCTTCCAGACGCGCGAGGCCGCGGATTATGCCATCGAACATCTGGTCCAGCAGCACGGGCTGAACCGCGCCGACATCTTTGCCGAGGCGCAGGGCGACGACAACACGGCGGGCACCCGCCCCTCGGGCGGCGATGCCTCCAAGGGCGATGCCCCGTCCGATCCGGCCCTGCGCGGCGGCATCAGGCTGTCGGCCGATGTGGCGGCGGACAAGGCCGATCTGGTCCGCGACGCCTTCGCGGAAATGGGCGGCCAGGACATCGCCGCGCGTTAG
- a CDS encoding dihydrodipicolinate synthase family protein, translated as MNTQIFTGVIPALMTPCTADRGPDYDALVRKARELIAAGMSAVVYCGSMGDWPLLTDAQRMEGVERLVGAGIRVIVGTGAVNSQSAVAHAAHAQKVGAAGLMVIPRVLSRGLSAAAQRHHFKAILSAAPDLPAVIYNSPYYGFETKADLFFALRADHPNLLGFKEFGGAKAMTYAAEHITSADDDVILMAGVDTGVYHGYVKCGATGTITGIGNVIPREILHFVALAKAAAKGDPDARTRAQELGEALEVLSSWDEGTDLVLYYKHMMVLQGEAEYRLHFNETDELTPSQKGWAERQLAQFKTWYGDWSKLPGAVQSCKP; from the coding sequence ATGAACACCCAGATTTTCACCGGCGTCATTCCCGCCCTGATGACCCCCTGCACCGCCGATCGCGGCCCCGATTACGACGCGCTTGTCCGCAAGGCGCGGGAGCTGATCGCAGCGGGCATGTCGGCGGTGGTCTATTGCGGCTCGATGGGCGACTGGCCGCTGCTGACCGACGCGCAGCGGATGGAGGGGGTGGAACGGCTGGTCGGCGCGGGGATCCGGGTGATCGTGGGGACCGGCGCGGTCAATTCGCAATCGGCGGTTGCCCATGCGGCGCATGCGCAGAAGGTCGGCGCGGCGGGGCTGATGGTGATCCCGCGGGTGCTGTCGCGCGGGCTGTCGGCCGCCGCGCAGCGCCACCATTTCAAGGCGATCCTGTCGGCGGCGCCGGACCTTCCGGCGGTGATCTATAACAGCCCCTATTACGGGTTCGAAACCAAGGCCGACCTGTTCTTCGCCCTGCGGGCCGACCATCCGAATCTGCTGGGCTTCAAGGAATTCGGCGGCGCCAAGGCCATGACCTATGCCGCCGAACACATCACCAGTGCCGATGACGACGTGATCCTGATGGCGGGGGTCGATACCGGCGTCTATCACGGCTATGTCAAATGCGGCGCCACCGGCACCATCACCGGGATCGGCAATGTGATCCCGCGCGAAATCCTGCATTTCGTGGCGCTTGCCAAGGCGGCGGCAAAGGGCGATCCGGACGCCCGGACCCGCGCGCAGGAACTGGGCGAGGCGCTGGAGGTTCTGTCGTCCTGGGACGAAGGCACCGATCTGGTCCTGTATTACAAGCACATGATGGTGCTGCAAGGCGAGGCCGAATACAGGCTGCATTTCAACGAGACGGACGAGCTGACGCCCAGCCAGAAGGGCTGGGCCGAACGCCAGCTGGCCCAGTTCAAGACCTGGTACGGGGACTGGAGCAAGCTTCCCGGCGCCGTCCAGTCCTGCAAGCCCTGA